The Microbacterium sp. zg-Y1090 sequence ACCCTCGGGCCACCGTTTGCGGGTGACCGGTCGCCCCGTGATCTGCGGGATCATCGCCGGAGCGACCCGGGTGACGTAGTCGATCACCTCGCCCTTGGTGGTGCCGGTGGCGGGGTAGAGGACCTTGTCCAGGTTCGTCAGACGCAGCCGGCGACCGTCGATGCGCACGAGCTGACCCTCACCTGCCATGTCAGCAGGCTAGTGCGCAAGCTCTAGGCGTGACGGGTGGGGCAGGTGTTCACTGGGATCATGAGGGCGATCTGGAAGGGCGCGCTGACCTTCGGACTGGTGAACGTGCCGGTGAAGGTCTACTCCGCGACGGAAGACCACGACCTGCCGCTGCACCAGGTGCACGCCGCCGACGGCGGACGCATCCGGTACCAGCGGATCTGCGAGATCGACGGCGAGGTCGTTCCCTACGCCGACATCGACAAGGCCTACGACGACGGCGACCGCACGGTCGTGCTCACGAAGGAGGACATCGCGTCGCTGCCGGCCGAACGCAGCCGCGAGATCGATGTCGTCGAGTTTGTCCCGAGCGAGCAGGTGGACCTGCTCACCCTCGACAAGGCCTACTACCTCGAACCGGACTCCGCCTCACCCAAGGCGTACGTGCTGCTGCGCAGGACACTCGAGCAGACCGACCGCACCGCGATCGTGCGGTTCTCGCTGCGGCAGAAGACACGCCTGGCTGCGCTGCGCGTGCGCGGAGACGTGCTGGTGCTGCAGACGCTGCTGTGGGCGGACGAAGTGCGCGAGGCGTCTTTCCCGTCGCTGGACGAGTCGGTGCGCATCTCGGCCAAGGAGCTCGAGCTGTCCGCCAGCCTCGTCGAGAGCTTCGCCTCCGACTTCGACCCCGAAGACTTCGCCGACGAATACCAGCAGGAACTGCGTACACTCATCGACGCGAAGCTGGAGCAGGGCGATGCTCTGGACACCTCCCAGACCTTCGGCGAGACGGAGGAGCCGGAGTCCGGCGGCGAGGTCATCGATCTGATGGCAGCGCTGCGTGCCAGCGTCGAGCGCTCGCGGGCGGCGCGGGGCAACGCGCCGTCCACGAGCGACGAGCCGGCGGAGACCCCGGCTCCGAAGAAGGCCGCGGTGTCGACCGCCAAGAAGGCGTCCGGGAAGAAGTCGCCTGCGAAGGAGGCGCCTGCCAAGAGCGCCCCCGCCAAGAAGGCGCCCGCGAAGAGCGCGCCCGCCAAGAAGGCGACGGCGAAGAAGAAGGCCAGCTAGCCGCGCGCCGCGGCGGAACCGTCGGGATCGTCGATGTCGTCGTCGAAGACGTCCTGGTCGAGGACCAGCTCCTCGGCCTCGGCGGCATCCGTCACGGCGTCGTCGCCGGCGGCGGCCTCGCGCGCGACCTTGCGTCGCTCGGCGAAGTAGTGCCACACGACGAAGACGAGCGTGCCGGCGACGGCGGCCAGGAGGATGACGTCGATGTACTCCGACACGAAGTCGCCGACGAAGGGGATGAACCCGATGCCGTACCCGATCATCGTCAGGCCGAAGCCCCAGAGGACGGCGCCGATGAAGTTGTACAGCGAGTAGCGCCGCCAGGGCATGTGGCCCACACCGGCCGCGACCGGCGCGAACGTGCGCACGATCGGGACGAACCGGGCGAGGATGATCGTCAGCCCTCCGTAGCGCTCGAAGAACGCGTTGGTGCGCTCGACGTTGCGACGGCTGAAGATGCCGGATTCCTTGCGCTCGAACACCGCCGGCCCGCCCTTGTGGCCGATCAGGTAGCCGGCTTCGCCGCCGACGAACGCCGAGAGGCCGATCAGCAGAGCCACCCACCACGCGCTGAGGCCGAAGACGCCATGGGGCGCGACCTCGGTGGAGTGCGACAGCAGTCCGGCCATGATGAGCAGGGTGTCGCCCGGCAGCAGGAACCCGACCAGCAGGCCCGTCTCGGCGAAGACGATGAAGCACACCACCAGCAGCGCCCACGGCTGCGAGTTCGTGATGATCGTCGCGGGATCCAGCCAAGGGATCAGCGCGGTCGGTGCGTGCAGTGCGGTTTCAAGCACGAAGTCCCCGTCGGTCGGATGCGGCGGTCAGTCTCGACGGATGCCGAAGCATCCGTCCGTGCGGAAGGTGGGACTCGAACCCACACGCCCGAAGGCACAGGAACCTAAATCCTGCGTGTCTACCGATTCCACCACTCCCGCGGGTGCCCCACAGTCTAGTGGGGGGAGAGGGAGTCATCCGCAGCGGAGACCCCCGCCGCCTGCGCGCGGGCGTCGCCGGCGCGCACGCGCGGCGAGCCGCCGATGAACCAGTAGGCCGCGCCCACGATGAGCGCGCCGCCGACGAGGTTGCCGAAGCCGACCCACAGCATGTTCGCGCCGAAGGCCGCCCACGTCGCGTCATGCACGCCGGTCAGCATGCCGAGGGCGTACGTGGTCATGTTCGCCACGACGTGCTCGAAGCCGGACGCCACGAACGCCAGGATCGCGAGGAGGATGACGGCGATCTTCGGGCCGTCGGTGGTCAGGCGCGCGCACATCCAGATCGCGAGGCACACCAGCACGTTGCACAGCACGCCGCGGAGGAACAGCTCGTGGGGCAGCTCACCGGCCTTGGCAGCGAGCAGCTCGGCGAGCATGGCCTCGGCGGCGGGCGCGGCATGCAGGATGCCGGCGCCGGCCACGACGATGGAGAAGACCACCGCCCCGGCGAGGTTGGCCACGAACGTGACCGCGAGGGCGGCTGCCGCGCGCCCCGCTCCGACTGCGCGCATGAGCGCGCCCTGGGTGAGGGTCATCATCGACGAGGTGGCCAGCTCGCCGCCGGCGAAGACGACGAGGGTGAGCGCGGCGGCGAACACCAGTCCGCTGACCAGGCGCCCCGCGCCCGAGCCTGCGGCGCTCAGGGGACCCGCGGTGCTGATCATGAGCACCACGCCGATACCGAGATAGGCGCCGGCGAGCATCCCCGAGACGGCGAACCGAGCGGGAGCGCGCAGGCCCTGCACCTTGTGACGCGCAGCCTCGCGCTGCACCTCGAGTGCCTGTGCGACGGTCAGCATGTCGTGCGGCAACGGCGAAGCGGTCGGGTCATGAGGACATCCTGCCGTGCACGGCGCGGTCTGCGCGCGGGAATCGGCCGGTGAAAACCCACCCCGTGCCGCCCGATCAGGCGCCCGCGGGCACCGGGGTGAGCGACTCCAGAACAGCCGCGCGCAGGCGGGCGGGCGCGCGGTCACCGCCGGCGCGATGCGTGACGCGACCGGGCAGCATCGCCGCCGCCGACGGAGCGGACGACCCCCACCCGCACAGCTGCACGGCGAGGGCGAGCTCGGCGCCGTCCGTCGCGGGCGCGGAACGGCACACCTTGCCCGGGTGACCGGGAAGGATGAGCCCGCGGGCGGCGGCGACATCGTGCAGCGCCGCGGTGCGGAACATCGTGGCGCTCCCCGTGATCACGCTCGCCTTCCCGCTGACGACGCCGAGGTCGTCGTCGCGCGCGAACTCCCGCAGCGCAGTGGCGATGAACTCCGCCGGCATCCGCGTCTCGGCCGTGAGGATGAGCACGAACGTCGGCGCATGGCCCTCCCCCTGCGCCAGCGCCTCGTCGACGGCGGCGGCCGTGTCTGCCGTGGTGATCACCCGGGCTCCGTGGGCGACGGCGGCGTCGATGGCCTCCTCGGCGTCCGGCCTCGTGAGAACGGTGACGCGGCGTGGGACGACCGTCTGCAGCGCCATCGCATCCAGGACGGACAGCACGCCCGACGGGTCGTCGTGGGCGGCGACGAGCACCGCGAGGTGAGACCCTCCGATCCGCCGGTGCGGTCGCCGGGCGCGGAGGGGGTGCAGGGGGAAGGTCATGATCGGATCTCGCTTCTGGGTGATGCGGCCGACACTCGGGCCCCGGGGCGCGCGGGGCGTCCCCGGGGCCCGAGGCCGGTCAGCTGCGGGCGGCGCGCCGCCCTGCGACGAGCGCCAGCCCGAGGCCGAGCGCGCCGGCACCGGCGAGTGCGACGGGCACTGCGGTGCCGGAACCACCCGTGTACGCCAGCGTGGCCGGGGCGGCGCACTCGACGGCGGGGTGGTGCACCTCCCTGGTCACGGCAGGGACAGCGGGGGTGCCGGGGACGCCGGGAACGGCGGGCTGGAACTCCTGGTCCACGACGGTGACCTCCTCAGTCACCGCCGGGTGCTCCACGGTGTGGGTCTCGGCCGGGTGCTCCACGGTGTGGGTCTCGGCCGGGTGCTCCACGGTGTGGGTCTCGGCCGGGTGCTCCACGGTGTGGGTCTCGGCCGGGTGGTGCACCGTCGTGGTCACGGCTTCGAGGTAGAACCAGTCGCCGTTGCCTGAGCCGCCGTGGGAGCGGTAGTACGCGCCCTCGTGGCCCACGCCGTGGGGGTCGCCCTTCACATTGGGCTGCCAGTCGGCGCCCGGGAAGGCCGGCGGGTCGTCGGAGAGGTGCGGGCCGCCGGTCCACGAGTAGCGCTGCCAGTGGTCGAACACCTCCTCGTCCCAGGCCTCCCTGTCGACGACGGTCTCGGTCCAGGCCTCCTTGTCGACGACGGTTTCGGTCCAGGCCTCCTTGTCGACGACGGTTTCGGTCCAGGCCTCCTTGTCGACGACGGTCTCGGTCCAGGCCTCCTGGATGACGCGGGTCTCCAGGTGGCTCACCTCGGGGACCTCCGGCACGCCGGGGATCTCGGCGACGGCGGGCACCGCGGGGGTCACGAGGACCGTCTCGGTCCAGGCAGCCCGCGGAACGCACGGGGCGTCCGCAGCCGGTGCCGCGGACGCGCCGAGCATCAGCGGGCTCGCAGCGATGACGAGCGCCGCAGTGGCGCTCGCGACCTGCTTTCTCACCGCAACTCCTTTCTGTCGTGATGGGTGGGTCAGCCCGCGGGCACTGCCCGCGGGACGCATCAGGGCTCGGTGCGCGCCTTGCGGCGCATCCGGACGACGCGGCCGACGGAGAGGGCCGCGAGCCCGGCGACGAAGAGGGTCCAGCCCGCCACCCAGGTGTGGGCGAGCGCGGCGCCGGTGGTGGCGAGCACCCCGGATGCGGTGCTGTTGAGCTGGTACATGGATGGGTTCTTCCGGAAGAGAGGGGGTCCCGCTCAGCTGGAGGGGACGAAGAGGGGTGACTCGTGTGCGGTGACGTGGTTCCAGGCGGTGTCGCGGCGCAGCAGCGCCAGCGCGACGGCGTGCACGAACGCCGCCTGCAGGGCGATGTCATAGGCGATCTCCGGCAGCACGGCGGCGGCGAGCATCCGGGCGCGTGGTCCGCCCGGCCACACGGTGATGACGCGCTCGACGATGAAGACGCCGCCCACGGCGAGCCAGAATCCGCTCACGGCGAAGGTGCCGGTGGCGACCGACAGCGCGGTCAGCAGCAGCAGCGTGGCGATCGTGAGGATGCCGACGAGGATCATCGCCTGCTGGCCGAAGTAGCGCAGCGTGACGCGGGAGACGCCGTACTCGCGCAGGTTGTCGAGCATGCCCTTGTACCAGCGCACGCGCTGGCGATGCAGATCGCCCCAGGTGGGCATGAGCTCGGTGGTGCAGACGCATTCCTCCGGCGCAACCATCCGCCAGCCGCACGTCTTGAGGGCGAGGGTCAGCTCGGAGTCCTCGGTGATGGCGCCGCGGTCGTAGACGTCGCCGCGGGTGCCCGGCAGGAGATCACCTCGGGCGGCGGCGACCTCGCGCAGCGCCGCGGTGCGGAACATCGACGCGGTGCCGGTGACGACGCTCACCCGTCCGGTGGCCCGGATCTGGGTCCCGTAGCGGACGTACTCGTTCGCCTGGAACTGCTGCAGCATGCTCATCGGCCGCTCGCCGACGAAGAGGCCGCTCACGGCGCCGAGTGCGTCGTCTGCGTTCAGCGCGGCCAGGGACACGTCGATGAACTGCGGGTCCAGGCGCGTGTCGGCATCGACGACGAGGATGAAGGGCGGCGCGTCGTCGCCCAGCGCTGCGAGCGCCTGATTGAGCGCACCGGCCTTGCGGTCCGTGTTGTCACGGGTCACCATGACGTCGGCCCCGTGGGCGGCAGCGACGTACCCCGTGGCGTCCGTGCAGTTGTCGGCGACGACCACCACGCGTCGGGGCACCGCCGTCTGCCGCGACAGGGCGTCGAGCGTCTCGGCGATGGCGTCGGCTTCGTTGTGCGCGGGGATGAGGACGGCGAGCTCGCTCGCGCGTACGACGCGCCGCGAGGACGGGAGGGGCCGTACCGTCGGGCTCATGGCGGGACCGCTCTTTCTCGCCGGCACCCCGGCGCTCGGGCGGGCCGTCAGGAGCGCGGGCGGCCACGCGGCGGCACCACGGCGGTCCCGCGGTCATCCAGTCCACTCGCGGGGTGCGGAGCACAGATGGGCGCGGAGGCGATCTGAGCATCGCGGTGCGCCCGATCGAGTACGTCAGGCGGCCATGCTGAGCACGCGGAGAACCCGTCTGAGTACTCGCTGTGGGGGCCGCAGCCGGCGCTGCGGCGGCTCAGACCAGCCCGATGAGGTCCTCGCGCGTCTTCACGCCGAGCTTGCGGAAGACGCGGTAGAGGTGGTTGTCGATCGTCCGCTCACTGACGACCAGCCGCTCGGCGACTTCCCGGTTGGTCAGGCCCGCGGCGATCAGATGGGCGACCTCGCGCTCGCGGGGTGTCAACACGGATTCCGGGTCGAGACGTGCCGACAGCACCAGCGAGAGGTCGTCGCCTGCGGCGTGCACGGCACGGCGCAGGTGGAGCGATTCCCGCGCAGCGGCGTCGGAGCGCCCTTCCTGACGCAGGTAGCGCACCGCCATCGCGTGTGCACGGGTGGCGTAGAGCACGAGGCCCGCATCGCGGAGGACGTCCGCCGCGGCGAGCAGCCGTTCGGGTGAGTGATCGCCCGCGCCCTCGAGGAAGGCGCCCATCGCCGGCATGATCGAGCCCTGACTGGCGAAGGCCACCTGTGCCGCGCGGGCCGTGCGTTCCCCGTCCACATGCAGCTCCAGCAGCCGCACCGATTCGAAGACGGCGGCCAGGAGGTGCCCGTCGTCGATGAGGGTGGTGACCTCCTCCCACGCACCGGCGGTCGCCTCGTCGGCGGGCACACCGCGGGCGAGGGCGAGCGCCGCGGCAGTGGCGGCGGGGCTCATGTACGGGAAGGGCCCCGCGCTGAGGCCCAGCGCGTCGAGCTGCACGACCATGTCGTGCGCGCTGTCGAAGGCGCCTTCCCACAGGGACAGACCGGCGCTGATGGAGAGCAGGCCGGCGCGGGCCTCAGGGGCGAGGACGGCAGGGGCGTTCACAGCGAACAGGCTCGTCAGATGGTCGCGCAGGGTGCCGAGCCGCCCCTGCAGGAAAAGTCCGAGCGCCACCACGTAGCCGTAGGGCTCGATTCGCGTGCGGTCGAGGGTGCCGCGGGCGAGGTCGAGCTGCCGCTGCGAGCTCTGTATGGCGCCGGCGATGTCGCCGTCGCAGAGCTGGGCGAGCGGTATCACCGAGTAGGGATCGCGGCGCAGCGGGTCGGCGGGGGAGAGGTCGGCGAAGTCGGCGACCGCGTCGCTCGTGCGCCCGCCACTGAGCAGCACCTCGCCGCGGACGAGCCGCACGATGTCGACGGCGTTCCAGCGCGGCAGCCCCGAGGTCTGCAACGGCCGGGCCAGCTGGCGCACCTGCTCGATCTCGGCCGGTCGCGGGTAGGCCGGCAGCTCAGCCGTTCCCAGTCCGGGCAGCATCAGGCGCAGATGCTGCTCGACGGCGGAGACGGCGGCGCCCGAACCGGGGATCTCGTGAGCCGTCTGCGTCAGCAGGTCCATCGCCTGGTGCGTTTCGCGGCGGCTGGTCGCGCGGTACACGACCTCCCACAGCCGCAGCCGCAGGGCGTCACGGTCCGCCGGCAGCTGCGCGGTGCGTGCGGCGGCGAGCACGTCGTCGATCTCGTGGTCGTCGGCGCCATCGTCGAGGAGCGCCTGGACGTAGGCGACCGCGGTGAGCGCCCCGGGTCGGGCCTCCCACTGCGCCCGGGACTGGGTCACGCGTCGTGCGGTCTCCTCGTGCAGCACCCGCCCGAGGATCGCGGCGGCCTCAGGCGACGAAGACCAGCGGTTCGGCGCGTGGAGGGGCGGTCGCGGGCTCTGACCGGGCAGGGCAGTGGACGCATCCGTCTGCGTGCGCGCTTCTGCGACGCGGTCGGCGGCGGCCCGCCCGCGAGCGGCCGGCGCGCGATGCCGCAGATAGTCCTCCAGAACCGGGGGGAACAACGCGGCCACGGGACCGCGATCGTCGTCGACGAAGCGGAGCAGGCCGCGGTCGTCGAGCGCGGTGAGGATCGACCACGGCAGCAAGCGCCGCACCGTCACCAGGTCGGTGGGGCCCAGCTCCGCCAGTACCCAGCATCCCTCGCGCTCGGCTTCGCTGAGTCCTTCGGTGAGTTTCACCAGGGTCGCCGCGAGCCCTCTGCTCCACAGGTCGCGCTCAGCCGACCAGCGCTGGCCGCGCTGCACCAGACCGCCCGCCTGCCGGGCGGTGAGGGTGATCGCGCGGGCGATGCCCGGCAGTCCCCCCGACAGGGCGTAGACGCGACCCGCGGCGTCGGCGTCGACGTCGCCGCCGAGGGTGTCCGACACGAGACGGTGGATCGCCTCGAACGACGCAGGCGGAATCCACAGTGCGGTGGCCTCGCGCCGCGCCAGGACGGTGTCGACGGCCGCTGCGCCGGGGTAGGGCGGCCGCACGGTGATGACGACGGTCACAGCGGGGTCGTCGGCTGCCGCAGCGAGCACGGTCGCCGAGGCTTCGTCCAGGCGATCGCCGTCCGAGACGAGCAGCAGCACCGGCGCGGACCCCGCACGCGACGACAGAGCCTGTGCGGCGCCGAGGGGGGTCAGCGCGCCGCTGTTGGGCGCGTGGATGCCGGACAGGGCGAGTGACTCGAGCGGGCGACCCGCCGCCCCGTGTCCCGTGAGGGACCGTACGGTCCATTCCTCGCCCGCCATGACGTCGCCCACGAGGCGGAGCGTCTCCCGCCGGCCGGCGCCGGGCAGCCCCACCACCACCACGCAGATGCCGGAGCGCACCGACTCCGCGATCGTGCTGACCAGCCCGGAGCGCGGAGACGGCGTCGCCATGCCCCCACTATGGTCGGCGGGGTGCGATCGCGCCAGCCTCGCGCGGGGTCAGCTGCGCGGGTGCGCCGGCCGCGTCAGGTTCAGCAGCAGCACGGTCATCGCGGCCGCGGAGAGGGCGGCGAGCACCATGTGCACGCCGACGGCGAGCTCGGGCAGGCCGTTGCGCGCCTGGTAGATCCCGACGGCGATCTGCACAAGAACCACACCGAGCAGTGTCGTCGCCCACCGCCGGGTGGGCAGGGTCCGAGCCCAGGCGGCCCCGGCCAGCACGAGGAGGGCGGCCAGCAGCACGTATCCCGGCCAGGCGTGCACGTGCTCGAGCACTTCGGCGTTGAAGCCGTTGCGGCCGGCCTCGACGTCTCCCGAATGGGGGCCCGCGCCGGTGGTCAGCACGCCGAAGGAGATGGTGACGGCAAGGGGGACGAGGGTCGCGTACGCGGTGCGGGCGTACCAGAGGGGCACCGCGCGGCGCCGCGGCCCCGGCACGGTGTGCATGCGCACGAGGAAGGCCGCGCAGACGCACACCAGCAGCAGCGAGGCGACGTAGTGGAAGCCGACGATGAAGGGGTTCAGACCGGTCAGCACCGTGATGCCGCCGACGATCGCCTGCGCGACGACGCCGCCGACGACGACGAGGGCGAGCATGAACAGGTCGCGGCGCTCCCGGCGCATCCGCCACAGGAGAACGACGACGATGAGGGCGAGGATGCCGACGAGGCCGGTCAGCGTGCGGTTGCCGAACTCGATCACCCCGTGAATGCCCATCTCGGGGGTGTTGACGAGCGACTCGGGGGTGCAGGTCGGCCATGTGGGGCACCCCAGACCCGACCCGGTCAGGCGTACCGCGCCGCCGGTGGCGATGATCAGCACCTCGGCGAGGAACGACAGCCAGGCGAAGACGCGGATGCGGCGGTCCACCGTGGCGGGGAGCCAGTCGTGGAACCGGGAAGGGGTGCGCGTCGCGACCGCCTGGGACATCTCGTCGCCTCCTGGGAATGCACATCGGATCGCGTCGGTTCGGGCCCGCGGGCCACGACCAGGCGCCGGCGTTGCCTGTAGACTCGTGCTTTGGGGATGCCGCGCACAAGCGCCGGTCATCCCTCCCAGTCTAGGTGTGATCTCACGCCCAGTTGAGCGGGCCCGGAAGCGGCATCACCACCCTCGGAACTCCACGAGGGGGCAGGAATGCCGGGACGGATGACACCGTTGTGGCCCAGAGGAGGAAACGTCATGTCGGATGTGCTGATCGACCGTCCCGAGCTCGATGGGCTGGGGGTGTACGAGTTCGGCTGGCACGACCCCGACGCCGCCGGCGCGACCGCCAGGCGCGGACTGAGCGAAGCGGTGGTGCGTGACATCTCCGCTCTCAAGGCCGAGCCCGAGTGGATGCTGAAGACCCGCCTGAAGGCCCTGCAGCTGTTCGGTCGCAAGCCGATGCCGACGTGGGGCGCCGACCTCAGCGACATCGACTTCGACAACATCAAGTACTTCGTGCGCTCCACGGAGAAGCAGGCCCAGACGTGGGAGGACCTCCCCGACGACATCAAGAACACGTACGAGCGCCTCGGCATCCCCGAGGCCGAGCGCCAGCGTCTGGTCGCCGGCGTCGCCGCCCAGTACGAGTCGGAGGTCGTGTACCACCAGATCCGCGAAGACCTCGAGGCGCAGGGTGTCATCTTCATGGACACCGACACCGCCCTGCGCGAGCACCCCGAGTTCTTCGAGGAGTACTTCGGCACGGTCATCCCGTCCGGTGACAACAAGTTCGCCGCGCTGAACACCGCGGTGTGGTCGGGCGGATCGTTCGTCTACGTCCCCAAGGGCGTGCACGTCGACATCCCGCTGCAGGCGTACTTCCGGATCAACACCGAGAACATGGGTCAGTTCGAGCGGACCCTGATCATCGCGGACGAAGACTCCTACGTGCACTACATCGAGGGCTGCACGGCCCCGATCTACCAGTCCGACTCGCTGCACTCCGCGGTCGTCGAGATCATCGTGAAGAAGAACGCCCGCGTGCGCTACACGACGATCCAGAACTGGTCCACGAACGTCTACAACCTCGTCACCAAGCGTGCCGTCGCACACGAGGGCGCCACGATGGAATGGGTCGACGGCAACATCGGCTCCAAGGTGACGATGAAGTACCCGTCGATCTTCCTGGTGGGCGAGCACGCCAAGGGCGAGACCCTGTCGGTGGCCTTCGCCGGTCCCGGCCAGCACCAGGACGCCGGCGCCAAGATGATCCACATGGCGCCGTACACGCAGTCGTCGATCATCTCGAAGTCGATCGCCCGCGGCGGCGGCCGTGCCGGCTACCGCGGCGAGGTGCGGGTGGATGCCAACGCGCACCACTCCGCCAACACGGTGCGCTGCGACGCGCTGCTGGTCGACACGAAGTCCCGCTCCGACACGTACCCCGCGATCGACATCCGCGTCGACGACGTGCAGCTCGGGCACGAGGCGACCGTGTCGAAGGTCAGCGAGGAGCAGCTGTTCTACCTGCAGTCCCGCGGCATGCCCGAGGACGAAGCCATGGCGATGATCGTCCGCGGCTTCATCGAGCCCATCGCCCGCGAGTTGCCCATGGAGTACGCCCTCGAGCTGAACAAGCTCATCGAGATGGGCATGGAAGGATCCGTCGGCTGATGACCAGCGTCACCCAGGCCCCCGCCACCCGCGGAGAGGGCCACATCGACCCTGCCGCCGCTTTCGTGCCGGTGCAGACCCGGTCGGAGCGTCCGACCTCGTTCGACCCGGCCGACTTCGGCGCGCCCACCGGCCGTGAGGTCAACTGGAAGCACACCCCGCTGACGCGGCTCGGTGCCGTGCTGACCGACGAGGAGCCCGACGCCACCGCCGTCGCGCACCGCATCACCGGTCCGGAAGGCCTCGTGATCGCGTCGACCGGCCACGATGCCCCGGCGCGCGGCGAGGTCTTCCGTCCCGAGGATCTGCCCGCGGCGATCGCATGGAAGCGCAGCCCCGACGCGGTGCACGTGCGCATCCCCGCCGGGGTCGAGCAGGACGACCTGCTGCGCATCGACCTCGCCGGGCGGGATGCCGGTGCCCACGGGGCCGACCACATCATCGTCGAGGCGATGCCGCAGTCCGCTGCCACGGTGCTGCTCTACCACTCCGGCACCGCTCAGTACGCGCAGAACGTGGAGATCATCGTGCGCGACGGCGCGCGGCTGAACCTCGTGACGGTGCAGCGCTGGGACGAGGACGCCGTGCACGTGGCATCCCACCAGGCGCGTGTGGACCGCGACGCGTCGCTCACGCATGTCGTGGTGAGCCTCGGGGGCGGCGTCGTGCGCGTGAACCCCTCGGTCGAGCTCTCCGGGGCCGGCT is a genomic window containing:
- the sufD gene encoding Fe-S cluster assembly protein SufD, which codes for MTSVTQAPATRGEGHIDPAAAFVPVQTRSERPTSFDPADFGAPTGREVNWKHTPLTRLGAVLTDEEPDATAVAHRITGPEGLVIASTGHDAPARGEVFRPEDLPAAIAWKRSPDAVHVRIPAGVEQDDLLRIDLAGRDAGAHGADHIIVEAMPQSAATVLLYHSGTAQYAQNVEIIVRDGARLNLVTVQRWDEDAVHVASHQARVDRDASLTHVVVSLGGGVVRVNPSVELSGAGSSCKLYGVSFSDSGQHLESQVYMHHKGPHTKGDVLYKGALQGESARSVWIGDVLIGPDAAGTDSYEANRNLVLTDGARAESIPNLEIETGDIQGAGHASATGRFDDEQLFYLQARGIGEAEARRLVVLGFLGEIVQKTGIPSLEEELTAAILAELDAEPSA